In Hevea brasiliensis isolate MT/VB/25A 57/8 unplaced genomic scaffold, ASM3005281v1 Scaf149, whole genome shotgun sequence, the following are encoded in one genomic region:
- the LOC131176517 gene encoding presequence protease 1, chloroplastic/mitochondrial-like — MEGKAFLRSLSSSSLACNRFFFPCRFPRSFSSFSSSSSFSVHRISHRPITALTRRTLLRRHWKVYPIAATSSSFLRFNKRFSSLSTSAVAAQPAPSSPDVVSVPDEVAEKFGFEKVSEEFIGECKSKAVLFRHKKTGAEVISVSNDDENKVFGIVFRTPPKDSTGIPHILEHSVLCGSRKYPLKEPFVELLKGSLNTFLNAFTYPDRTCYPVASTNTKDFYNLVDVYLDAVFFPKCVDDYQTFQQEGWHFELNNPSEEICYKGVVFNEMKGVYSQPDNILGRTSQQALFPDNTYGVDSGGDPKVIPKLTFEQFQEFHRKYYHPSNARIWFYGDDDPVERLRILSEYLDVFNASSAPNESKIELQKLFPEPVRIVEKYPAGEGGDLKKKHMVCLNWLLSEKPLDLETELTLGFLDHLMLGTPASPLRKILLESGLGDAIVGGGIEDELLQPQFSIGLKGVSEEDIHKVEELIMSTLKKLSEEGFETDAVEASMNTIEFSLRENNTGSFPRGLSLMLRSIGKWIYDRDPFEPLKYEKPLKALKARIAEEGSKAVFSPLIEKFILNNPHRVTVEMRPDPEKATCDEAAEREILEKLKASMTEEDLAELARATQELRLKQETPDPPEALKTVPSLSLKDIPKEPIHVPTEVGDIHGVKVLRHNLFTNDVLYAEVVFNMRSLKQELLPLMPLFW, encoded by the exons ATGGAGGGAAAAGCTTTCCTTCGTTCTCTATCCTCTTCCTCTCTTGCTTGCAACAGATTCTTCTTCCCTTGCAGATTTCCTCGCTCTTTCTCTTCCTTCTCCTCTTCTTCATCCTTCTCCGTTCATCGCATTTCCCACCGTCCGATTACCGCTCTTACCAGACGCACCCTCCTTCGCCGCCACTGGAAGGTGTACCCTATAGCTGCCACCTCTTCCTCTTTTCTTCGCTTTAATAAACGCTTCTCCTCTCTCTCCACTTCAGCTGTTGCCGCACAGCCAGCTCCGTCCTCTCCAG ATGTTGTTAGTGTGCCGGATGAGGTTGCCGAGAAGTTTGGCTTTGAAAAGGTTTCCGAAGAGTTCATTGGGGAGTGTAAATCAAAGGCTGTGCTGTTCAGACATAAGAAGACTGGCGCTGAAGTCATCTCGGTTTCCAACGATGATGAGAATAAAGTTTTCGGCATTGTTTTCCGAACTCCTCC CAAGGATTCAACAGGCATTCCACACATATTGGAACACAGTGTATTATGTGGGTCAAGAAAATATCCTTTGAAGGAACCATTTGTTGAGCTGCTGAAAGGCAGCTTAAATACTTTTCTGAATGCATTCACATATCCAGACAGGACTTGCTATCCAGTTGCTTCCACAAATACAAag GATTTCTACAATTTGGTTGATGTATACCTGGATGCAGTATTCTTCCCTAAATGTGTGGACGACTACCAGACATTTCAACAGGAGGGTTGGCATTTTGAGCTCAACAATCCTTCAGAAGAAATATGTTATAAAG GTGTTGTTTTTAATGAGATGAAGGGTGTTTATTCTCAGCCTGATAATATATTGGGGCGGACTTCTCAACAG GCACTCTTTCCAGACAATACCTATGGTGTTGATAGTGGAGGTGATCCAAAAGTCATCCCTAAATTGACATTTGAGCAATTTCAG GAATTCCACCGTAAATATTACCATCCCAGCAATGCGAGGATATGGTTTTATGGAGATGATGATCCAGTTGAGCGTTTACGCATCTTGAGTG agtATCTGGATGTGTTTAATGCTAGTTCAGCTCCAAATGAGTCAAAGATTGAACTGCAAAAGCTTTTCCCTGAGCCAGTCAGGATTGTTGAGAAATATCCTGCTGGTGAAGGGGGTGATTTAAAAAAGAAGCATATGGTATGCCTTAATTGGTTGCTTTCTGAAAAACCCTTAGACTTGGAAACTGAGCTTACACTTGGGTTTTTGGATCATCTTATGTTGGGAACTCCTGCTTCTCCCTTGAGGAAAATCTTGCTGGAAAGTGGCCTGGGAGATGCCATTGTTGGTGGTGGGATTGAAGATGAGCTGCTACAGCCCCAATTTAGTATTGGATTGAAGGGTGTTTCTGAAGAAGACATTCACAAGGTAGAAGAATTAATCATGAGTACGCTTAAGAAATTATCTGAGGAAGGATTTGAGACAGATGCTGTTGAGGCATCCATGAATACAATTGAGTTCTCTCTCAGGGAAAACAACACTGGCTCATTTCCTCGAGGCTTATCATTGATGCTTCGATCCATT GGTAAGTGGATATATGATAGGGATCCCTTTGAACCTTTAAAATATGAGAAACCTTTGAAGGCCCTCAAAGCTAGAATAGCAGAGGAAGGTTCTAAAGCTGTTTTTTCTCCTCTAATTGAGAAATTCATCTTGAACAATCCTCATCGAGTAACTGTAGAAATGCGG CCTGATCCAGAAAAAGCTACTTGTGATGAGGCTGCTGAGAGAGAAATCTTGGAGAAATTGAAAGCTAGCATGACAGAAGAAGATCTTGCTGAGCTTGCACGTGCAACACAGGAACTAAGATTGAAGCAGGAAACTCCTGATCCACCAGAAGCTTTGAAAACTGTGCCAAGTCTATCTCTTAAGGATATTCCTAAAGAACCTATACATGTTCCTACAGAG GTTGGGGATATCCATGGAGTGAAAGTCTTGCGGCATAACCTCTTCACTAATGATGTCCTTTATGCTGAAGTTGTATTTAATATGAGATCACTGAAGCAGGAACTTCTTCCTTTAATGCCACTTTTCTGGTGA